The Anaerobranca gottschalkii DSM 13577 genome contains the following window.
TTATCGAATTTATTGGCTAGATAATTTCCTGTATGTTGTACTATTTGTACCAATACAACTAGAATCAATACAGTGCTATATAAAATAGTGGTATTTCTACCTTGATACCCATATCTTATTGCTAAATCACCTAACCCTTTGCCACCAACCAATCCAGCCATAGCGGAATAACTGATAAGGTTAACGGTAGTTATGGTAATCCCCCTAATTAATGCTGACCTCCCCTCCCTTAAAATTATCTTAAATAGGACATAGGATTTACTTCCTCCCATAGCTAATCCTGCTTCTACCACTCCCCAAGGCACCTCTTTTAAAGCCGTTTCAGTTACCCTTGCTACAAAAGGCGTAGCAGCTAGTGTTAAAGGTACTATGGATGCAGTTGTACCTATTGCTGTCCCAACAATTAATCTAGTTAAAGGAATAATGGCTACCAATAAAATAATAAAAGGGACTGATCTTAAAATATTGATAATAAAAGATAAACTATTTTTTAAATAGGGATTTTCTAAAATATGACCTTCATCTGTAACTACTAAAATTAAACCTAATGGTATTCCAGCTAAGCTGGCAAAAAATACTGAAACAAAGACCATATACAAAGTTTGTAATGTAGCCTCTAATAATATATCCACCATTTACAAGACCTCCACCATCACTTCATTTTCTTTTAAGTACTCTAGAAATTGCCCTTGAAGCCCTTCTTCACCCTTTAGTTCAACCAGTAGTCTACCAAATTTTTTGCTATTAATATCTTCTATAGAACCCTTTAAAATGTTTAATTCTACCCCTTGAACTTTCCTTAACCCTCTACTAATTATAGGTTGAGTAGCTTCTTCCCCTTTAAATTGTAGGTTCAAGTATTTAACTCCATTACTTACATATAATTCTTTTTGCTCAACAAAAGGATCCTCTAATAAAAGTTCTTTTGTAGCATCACTTTGGGGGTTAGTAAAAACTTCAAAAACTTCTCCCTTTTCTACTAACTCTCCCCCACTGATCACTGCCACTTTATGACACAAATTTTTTATAACACCCAT
Protein-coding sequences here:
- a CDS encoding methionine ABC transporter permease, whose product is MVDILLEATLQTLYMVFVSVFFASLAGIPLGLILVVTDEGHILENPYLKNSLSFIINILRSVPFIILLVAIIPLTRLIVGTAIGTTASIVPLTLAATPFVARVTETALKEVPWGVVEAGLAMGGSKSYVLFKIILREGRSALIRGITITTVNLISYSAMAGLVGGKGLGDLAIRYGYQGRNTTILYSTVLILVVLVQIVQHTGNYLANKFDKTKIN